The genome window CCGTAACTCGCCTTGGCTGCTGAGTTGCTCGCGTGTCCATCGCCTTCGACAGAGGCGTGAATTTCCTGCGTGGCCTTCACAAGCAGGAACAGACCGCCGCCGATCATGATGAGATCGCGCCACGAGAATTCACGCCCGATGACTGAAAACACGGGATAGGTGAGGTGGATGATCCATGAAATCGCGAACAGCATCGCGATCCGCAGCACGAGCGCGAGGGTGAGCCCGATGGCGCGCGCCTGTCTTGCCTGCTCCGGCGGTAGACGCTGCGTGAGGATCGACAGCACCACAATGTTGTCGATGCCGAGGACGATTTCGAGCGCCGTCAAGGTGACGAGGGCGGCCCACACTGACGGATCGAGTAGCAATTCCACGGTTGTTCATCCGCTCGCAGAGCGGTCCTCAAATCAAGCGCCGGACTGTGTCGCCAACTTCGATGTATCGGATGGCGAAGCGCTTCGCCTTCTCCCGCTGACGCCGACCGCGATCAGGTAAACCGCCGCAACCACGAAAACGATCCGTTCTCCGAGCGTGCCGGGAAATCCGTGGACAATCGCCGAGATTGCTGCCGCGCCCCATGCCAGCGCAACACCCAGCGTGAGGAGGCGCAAACGCCGAACGCGCACCGGATGCACCCAGCACAACGGGATGAAGGTGAAGACCACGCAAACCGCGATCACGCCGGCTGCGATCGCCTGATCGAGGCCGAGCACGAAGCAGTAAAGAATGACAGCGTTCCAGATGGCTGGGAAACCGACGAAATAGCCCTCGGCCGTTTTGCTCTCCTTGTCGGAGAAATGATAGAGCGATGAGAGCATGATGAGCGCCGCCAGCGGCAGGCGAAGGCCCTCGGGCGCGATGGGCGAGGTCACCACCATATAGGCGGGTACGGTGACATAGGTCAGGTAGTCGACGACATGGTCGAGATCTTCGCCCGAAAAACGCGGCAGCGTCTTCTTGATGTCGAGCGCTCGGGCGAGGGGACCGTCGATGCCGTCCACCACCAGCGCGACCCCGAGCCAAGCGAATGCGATCTCCCATTGAGAGTCGCTCGCAGCCATGAGCGCGAAAAGGCCGAAGACAGCGCCGCTCGCGGTGAGAAGATGAACGCCCGCGCAAGCCCAGATCTTAAGCGTCGAGACAAAGCGCGAGGTCATCGAAAGCCCGCTGGCTGATGTCAGAATTTATGTGTGAAGGTGCCCTTGATCTGCACGTCGTCCTTTTCGATCGCGCGTTGATCGA of Rhodomicrobium vannielii ATCC 17100 contains these proteins:
- a CDS encoding CDP-alcohol phosphatidyltransferase family protein, coding for MTSRFVSTLKIWACAGVHLLTASGAVFGLFALMAASDSQWEIAFAWLGVALVVDGIDGPLARALDIKKTLPRFSGEDLDHVVDYLTYVTVPAYMVVTSPIAPEGLRLPLAALIMLSSLYHFSDKESKTAEGYFVGFPAIWNAVILYCFVLGLDQAIAAGVIAVCVVFTFIPLCWVHPVRVRRLRLLTLGVALAWGAAAISAIVHGFPGTLGERIVFVVAAVYLIAVGVSGRRRSASPSDTSKLATQSGA